One part of the Bacillota bacterium genome encodes these proteins:
- a CDS encoding sigma 54-interacting transcriptional regulator, protein MLPTVVFISYPRLTQYIKELGISLPQEVNFRIIDLTLDVEAVLDMEREGTVDVFISSGGNAKLLSQHLTTTLVEVEVTGFDLLQAFLKVKVHANRAAIVSCLESLPPIDPIREILALEVESISYEQPQEVDPILNRLREQGIYDIVGGSLIAERAEAMGLRGHIIYSEEGISHALSTASRLALAQREHVERAQVMQAVFDFAHSGILAVDSNGLITNLNKNAAEIAGRQKKDMLGQPAHYFFHKSKLQTVLTTGQPATDQVEQIGKQDVLTNWVPLLIKGRLNGAVATFQPIGAVQASEQKIRLNLYQKGLVAKNTLDNVVGTSRTILQAKSQARLFAKSESTVLIIGETGTGKEIFAQGIHNASRRAQGPFVAINCAALPENLLESELFGYEGGAFTGARKQGKPELFELAHRGTIFLDEIGEIALGVQARLLRVLEEREVMRIGGDRVIPVDVRIIAATNKNLHELAQESFRKDLFYRLCVLLLRLPPLRERPEDVPIFLEYFLRELDCILPRPVLTAIMEHQQFRTYQWPGNVRQLRNFAERLATLAFMTQDPNELVSLALTTYTSTAEEKSRKDEVLRALKAAGGNRKEAAELLGISRTTLWRRMREWGLDYDETMKQNETAN, encoded by the coding sequence ATGCTGCCGACAGTTGTCTTCATAAGTTATCCCCGCCTGACCCAATACATTAAGGAGCTAGGGATAAGTCTCCCCCAAGAGGTTAACTTTAGAATCATCGACCTTACCCTGGATGTGGAAGCTGTCCTTGATATGGAAAGAGAAGGAACGGTAGATGTGTTCATATCTTCTGGGGGAAACGCTAAATTGCTGTCTCAACATCTAACCACAACATTGGTAGAAGTTGAGGTGACTGGCTTCGACCTCCTGCAGGCATTTCTGAAAGTCAAGGTTCATGCCAATCGTGCTGCCATAGTGTCATGCCTGGAGAGCTTGCCACCTATTGATCCAATCAGGGAAATCTTAGCACTTGAAGTCGAATCCATAAGTTATGAACAACCCCAGGAGGTTGACCCAATCTTAAATAGGCTGCGTGAACAAGGTATTTATGACATTGTAGGCGGAAGCCTTATTGCGGAAAGGGCTGAGGCCATGGGGTTACGAGGGCACATAATTTATTCCGAAGAAGGCATTTCCCATGCTCTATCAACAGCCTCACGATTAGCCCTAGCCCAACGAGAACACGTGGAACGAGCCCAGGTTATGCAAGCTGTGTTTGATTTTGCTCACAGTGGTATCCTGGCTGTAGATAGTAATGGATTAATTACCAATTTAAACAAGAACGCGGCGGAAATTGCTGGTCGACAAAAGAAAGATATGTTGGGGCAACCAGCTCATTACTTTTTCCATAAGAGCAAGCTGCAAACAGTGTTAACTACTGGTCAGCCGGCGACTGATCAAGTAGAGCAAATAGGCAAACAAGATGTTCTTACCAATTGGGTTCCCTTATTGATTAAGGGTCGACTTAACGGGGCGGTCGCTACTTTTCAGCCCATTGGCGCTGTCCAGGCATCAGAACAAAAGATTCGTCTTAACTTGTATCAGAAAGGCCTTGTGGCTAAGAATACCCTGGACAATGTTGTCGGAACCAGTCGTACTATTTTACAGGCCAAGAGCCAGGCCAGACTGTTTGCTAAAAGTGAGTCCACAGTACTTATTATTGGGGAGACCGGTACCGGTAAAGAGATCTTTGCTCAAGGTATTCACAACGCCAGCCGTAGAGCGCAGGGCCCTTTTGTGGCGATCAACTGTGCTGCTTTGCCAGAAAACTTGTTAGAGAGCGAGTTATTTGGTTACGAAGGGGGAGCATTTACTGGAGCACGGAAGCAGGGAAAACCGGAATTATTTGAGCTCGCCCATAGAGGTACGATTTTCTTAGATGAAATCGGAGAGATAGCATTAGGGGTACAGGCACGGTTGCTCAGGGTCTTGGAAGAACGTGAAGTTATGCGAATTGGCGGAGATAGAGTTATTCCTGTAGATGTACGAATCATCGCTGCTACCAATAAAAATTTGCATGAGTTGGCCCAAGAGTCATTTCGTAAGGATTTGTTTTATCGCCTATGCGTGTTGTTACTGAGATTACCGCCTCTTCGGGAAAGGCCAGAGGATGTTCCTATTTTCTTAGAGTACTTTTTGCGGGAGCTGGATTGCATCTTGCCACGGCCCGTACTGACGGCCATCATGGAGCATCAGCAATTTAGAACTTATCAATGGCCGGGCAACGTACGGCAACTTCGCAATTTTGCTGAAAGGCTCGCAACTTTAGCTTTCATGACTCAAGATCCCAATGAATTAGTTTCCTTGGCATTAACAACATATACCTCCACTGCAGAAGAGAAAAGCAGAAAAGACGAGGTTTTGCGGGCTCTCAAAGCGGCCGGTGGGAACAGAAAGGAAGCGGCTGAATTATTAGGGATTAGCCGTACAACTCTCTGGCGTCGCATGAGAGAATGGGGACTAGATTATGATGAAACAATGAAACAGAATGAAACAGCGAATTAA
- a CDS encoding sodium-dependent transporter has product MNARTVTLSPTSPQPKSTVKTRQGFATSLGAIAATLGSALGLGNIWKFPYMTGQNGGAAFILVYLLCLFIAGLPVMLSEFVIGRRSGSNAVRSFKKLAPGTLWYLTGVAGVTSAVVIMFFYSTVAGWVYAYIFKAASGALSAVDPAQTPAVFDALTVSPIAPLVWQWAVLAVVGTVIIAGVQNGIERVAKTVLPVLFLLLLVCDLRALTLSGAAAGVNFLFRPDFSKITPAVFLAALGLSFFKMSVCMGVMTTYGSYMGSEDNLPGSMLKVALSDTVVSIMAGLAIFPAVFAFGYQPDAGPSLLFITIPMVFNSMPLGQLFLTLFFILTAIAATGAMISLMEVPVAYLSEEKNWPRAKATLVSVLVVAAFGLLATFSTSILSHVQLWGRTFFDFFDFVTSSIFMPLAGVAISLFAGWVLTSKAIVDEASNNGQLKNQSFLRGLAFILKYVTPIAITIVLLSGLGLIKL; this is encoded by the coding sequence ATGAATGCTCGAACCGTAACACTTTCTCCCACATCCCCTCAACCAAAATCTACAGTCAAGACCCGTCAAGGATTCGCCACCAGTCTCGGTGCCATTGCCGCTACCTTAGGTTCGGCCTTAGGTTTAGGGAACATCTGGAAGTTCCCTTATATGACCGGTCAAAACGGCGGCGCTGCGTTTATTCTAGTTTATCTCCTTTGTTTGTTCATCGCCGGTCTCCCAGTTATGTTATCCGAGTTTGTCATCGGCCGACGTTCCGGTTCTAACGCTGTACGCTCTTTCAAGAAGCTGGCCCCTGGCACTTTGTGGTACCTAACCGGTGTAGCCGGAGTCACCTCCGCAGTAGTCATTATGTTTTTCTACTCCACAGTGGCCGGTTGGGTATACGCCTATATCTTCAAAGCCGCCAGCGGAGCCTTGTCGGCTGTGGATCCGGCCCAAACCCCGGCTGTGTTTGACGCTCTCACAGTAAGCCCCATCGCTCCCTTGGTTTGGCAGTGGGCAGTGCTAGCTGTGGTGGGCACCGTAATCATCGCCGGCGTCCAAAACGGCATTGAACGGGTAGCCAAAACTGTCCTTCCTGTCCTATTCCTTCTCCTTTTAGTGTGCGACCTTCGGGCTCTCACTCTTTCCGGAGCCGCTGCCGGCGTAAACTTTTTGTTCCGGCCCGATTTCTCCAAGATTACACCGGCTGTCTTTCTCGCCGCTTTAGGGCTCTCTTTCTTCAAAATGTCTGTCTGCATGGGGGTAATGACCACCTACGGCAGCTACATGGGGTCCGAAGACAATTTGCCAGGCTCCATGCTTAAAGTAGCGTTGTCCGATACAGTAGTTTCCATTATGGCCGGACTGGCCATTTTCCCCGCTGTCTTTGCTTTCGGTTACCAGCCCGATGCCGGTCCGTCCCTGCTCTTTATCACCATTCCCATGGTGTTTAATTCTATGCCACTGGGCCAACTGTTCCTTACCCTGTTTTTCATTTTGACAGCTATCGCCGCTACCGGAGCCATGATTTCGCTGATGGAAGTCCCTGTAGCTTATCTGTCCGAAGAAAAGAATTGGCCCCGGGCAAAAGCTACTCTGGTAAGCGTTTTAGTGGTAGCAGCGTTCGGCCTCCTCGCCACCTTCTCCACCAGCATTTTGTCCCATGTCCAGCTTTGGGGCCGTACCTTCTTCGATTTCTTTGATTTCGTTACCTCCAGTATCTTTATGCCCCTGGCCGGCGTCGCCATCAGCCTCTTTGCCGGTTGGGTATTGACAAGCAAAGCTATCGTGGACGAAGCATCGAATAACGGTCAACTGAAAAACCAGAGTTTTCTCCGTGGCCTTGCCTTTATCCTAAAGTATGTCACCCCCATAGCCATAACCATCGTACTCCTTAGCGGCCTGGGGCTGATAAAATTGTAG
- a CDS encoding oxaloacetate decarboxylase: MKQSMKPLLQDGKCHILPGVYDAMIAKICEKIGFKALVMGGYGVAASLLGEPDVGYLSMTEMATRLGQICDAVDIPVLADGDTGYGNPLSVQRTVREFEKAGAAAMFLEDQEWPKKCGHMAGKRVISMEEHVQKIRAAVDARQNPEFLIMARTDARAMNGLNDAIERSLAYKEAGADIIFVEAPQSVDELKEVASRIKGVPLTANMIEHGRTPILTPDELADLGYSIVFWPCTAPYLVAKAAFTVFGELYEKGTTEGVMDQVIPFPEFNSLIGLDYYRELEQRYGVCTSE; the protein is encoded by the coding sequence GTGAAACAAAGTATGAAACCTTTGCTTCAGGACGGTAAATGCCATATACTCCCCGGTGTCTACGACGCCATGATAGCTAAGATTTGTGAAAAGATCGGCTTTAAGGCGCTTGTGATGGGTGGTTACGGTGTAGCGGCCAGTCTCTTGGGCGAACCTGATGTAGGATATCTAAGTATGACAGAGATGGCCACCCGATTGGGCCAGATTTGTGATGCAGTAGACATACCTGTTTTAGCCGATGGTGATACAGGGTATGGTAATCCGCTTAGTGTACAGCGTACGGTGCGTGAATTTGAGAAAGCTGGAGCAGCTGCTATGTTCCTGGAAGACCAGGAATGGCCCAAGAAATGTGGTCATATGGCTGGCAAACGGGTAATATCGATGGAAGAGCATGTACAAAAAATCCGGGCCGCCGTTGATGCTCGACAAAACCCGGAGTTCCTAATAATGGCTCGTACCGATGCCAGAGCGATGAATGGTTTGAACGATGCCATTGAGCGCTCTTTGGCCTACAAAGAAGCCGGTGCCGACATTATCTTCGTGGAAGCACCGCAGAGTGTGGACGAGTTGAAGGAGGTTGCCTCGCGTATCAAAGGGGTACCTTTGACGGCCAATATGATTGAGCACGGTCGCACTCCCATTCTCACACCTGATGAGCTGGCCGACCTCGGCTACAGCATAGTCTTCTGGCCCTGCACAGCTCCTTATTTGGTAGCCAAAGCGGCATTTACAGTGTTTGGTGAGCTATATGAGAAAGGTACTACCGAGGGGGTAATGGATCAAGTGATTCCCTTCCCGGAGTTCAATTCTCTTATAGGCTTAGATTACTACCGGGAATTGGAACAGCGTTATGGAGTATGTACTAGCGAGTAA
- a CDS encoding UPF0261 family protein — protein sequence MSTVVVLGTMDSKGQELAYVRDIIGAQGLDTLLVDTGIFEPSVSPDISREEVAQLAGIDLDSIVSRRDRGEAVAAMTAAAGIVAKKLFDQGRLQGIISLGGSAGTTIGTAAMQALPVGVPKVMVSTLASGDTRPYVGTKDITMMYSVVDISGLNRLSGHILANAALAVAGMVAGEVKDEAPDKPLIAATMFGVTTPCVTKAREYLESKGYEVLVFHATGSGGLAMEGLIKDGFITGVLDVTTTELCDQLVGGVLSAGPHRLEAAGKVGIPQVVSVGALDMVNFGPRDTVPPKFAHRLFYQHNPTVTLMRTTTEECAELGRIIAEKLNAAQGPTVVMLPLQGVSMIDAADKAFYDPEADAALFASLKENLRPDIQVVELNNHINDDDFALALAQTLEQLL from the coding sequence TTGTCGACGGTAGTAGTCCTTGGCACCATGGACTCCAAAGGTCAAGAGTTGGCTTATGTGCGTGACATTATTGGGGCTCAGGGCCTCGACACTCTGCTGGTGGATACCGGCATCTTTGAACCGTCAGTGTCGCCTGATATCAGCCGGGAAGAAGTAGCGCAACTGGCAGGTATCGATCTGGACAGTATTGTCTCCCGACGCGACCGCGGGGAAGCGGTGGCAGCCATGACCGCAGCCGCCGGTATCGTAGCTAAGAAACTGTTTGACCAGGGCCGTCTGCAGGGCATAATAAGTTTGGGCGGTTCGGCCGGTACCACCATTGGTACCGCCGCCATGCAAGCACTGCCGGTGGGTGTACCCAAAGTCATGGTCTCCACTTTGGCCTCGGGCGACACCCGTCCTTATGTGGGCACCAAAGACATCACCATGATGTACTCCGTGGTGGATATTTCAGGGCTCAATCGCCTGTCGGGGCATATCCTGGCCAATGCTGCTTTGGCCGTGGCCGGAATGGTAGCCGGTGAGGTTAAAGACGAGGCCCCGGACAAACCTCTGATCGCCGCCACCATGTTCGGTGTTACTACCCCGTGCGTGACCAAAGCGCGGGAGTACCTGGAAAGTAAAGGTTACGAGGTGCTGGTGTTTCATGCCACCGGGAGCGGCGGCCTGGCCATGGAAGGTTTGATCAAAGACGGCTTCATCACCGGTGTGTTGGATGTTACCACCACGGAACTTTGTGACCAACTGGTGGGCGGCGTCCTTAGTGCTGGCCCACACCGGTTGGAAGCAGCCGGCAAAGTAGGTATCCCCCAAGTTGTCTCGGTAGGTGCTTTAGATATGGTAAACTTCGGCCCGCGCGATACAGTGCCGCCGAAATTTGCCCACCGCCTTTTCTACCAGCATAACCCCACTGTCACCCTGATGCGAACCACCACCGAAGAATGTGCTGAGCTGGGCCGGATCATAGCCGAAAAATTAAACGCCGCCCAAGGACCCACCGTGGTGATGCTGCCGCTACAGGGCGTATCCATGATCGATGCCGCAGACAAAGCGTTTTACGATCCTGAAGCCGACGCTGCCTTATTTGCTTCCCTGAAAGAGAACCTGCGTCCTGACATTCAGGTGGTGGAACTTAACAACCACATCAATGATGACGACTTCGCCCTGGCCCTGGCCCAAACACTGGAACAACTCCTTTAG
- the fetB gene encoding iron export ABC transporter permease subunit FetB produces MSDVALVFSVSFIFLAMIISYWQDLKLEKDLAIGAVRAFVQLTAVGYVLKFIFDLAGWQYMIPMIVVMVLVAGKNAARRGEGLPGAFILVTLSIALAELVTMTMLVNLKIIPFTPRYVIPLSGMIIGNAMVASGLALNRLRGEIAARRAEILAALALGATSRQAVEPALKASVKAGMIPTVDAMKTVGLVQLPGMMTGQIIAGASPIEAVKYQILVQFMLSASVGLTSMLVCLLSYRKLFTPAYQLRSL; encoded by the coding sequence GTGTCGGATGTAGCCTTAGTGTTTTCAGTAAGCTTCATTTTCTTGGCTATGATAATATCCTACTGGCAGGATCTGAAACTGGAAAAAGACCTGGCTATAGGCGCTGTCCGCGCCTTTGTTCAACTTACAGCGGTAGGCTATGTGCTCAAATTCATCTTTGATTTAGCTGGGTGGCAATATATGATTCCTATGATAGTAGTCATGGTGCTAGTGGCAGGGAAAAATGCTGCCCGGCGTGGGGAAGGACTGCCTGGAGCTTTTATATTAGTTACACTCTCTATTGCTTTGGCCGAGCTTGTCACCATGACCATGCTGGTAAATCTTAAGATCATTCCTTTTACTCCCCGCTATGTAATCCCCTTAAGCGGTATGATTATAGGTAATGCTATGGTAGCCTCCGGCTTAGCCCTAAACCGCTTGCGGGGGGAAATAGCGGCCCGGCGAGCAGAGATTCTGGCTGCCCTAGCCCTAGGTGCTACTTCGCGCCAAGCAGTGGAACCAGCCCTTAAGGCCTCTGTCAAAGCCGGTATGATCCCCACTGTAGATGCCATGAAAACCGTAGGTTTAGTGCAACTGCCCGGTATGATGACCGGCCAAATCATCGCCGGTGCGAGTCCAATAGAAGCGGTAAAGTACCAGATCCTAGTTCAGTTCATGCTCAGCGCATCCGTGGGCCTAACCAGCATGCTAGTATGTCTCTTATCTTATCGAAAACTCTTCACGCCTGCTTACCAATTGCGGTCTTTGTAA
- a CDS encoding LysM peptidoglycan-binding domain-containing protein produces MSTRGNEPPPLPGWKTTAFMHWWQRGLITVVAITAGVLLITPTAQAAVHTVVPGETLWNISWRYDTTVDQIKSLNNLEGDLLYPGQQLTVPDISPALAPTDSESSLAAAAAFPTATASAPENQAESLAVATQVRHLVQAGDTLYGIGLKYGLSVEAIMYANNLSSTLIHPGQSLLIPTVTVIPDTAPVDKGHNTSSRGGTRGGSSVVEIATQYENCPYRYGGSGPSSFDCSGFAAYVFAQVGEQLPHNAAAQYERGYSVAKSDLQPGDLVFFGLNGSASIQHVGIYVGNNKFIHASSGRGRVITSSLAENYYFNNYKGARRL; encoded by the coding sequence ATGTCAACTAGAGGTAATGAACCGCCGCCTTTACCAGGTTGGAAAACAACAGCGTTTATGCATTGGTGGCAGCGCGGGTTAATTACTGTGGTCGCAATCACAGCCGGAGTACTGCTGATCACACCGACAGCTCAGGCCGCTGTGCACACGGTAGTTCCCGGGGAAACACTATGGAACATTAGCTGGCGCTACGACACCACTGTGGATCAAATAAAGTCACTGAACAACCTAGAGGGAGATTTGCTTTATCCCGGTCAACAACTCACTGTACCCGATATAAGCCCGGCTTTGGCCCCCACCGACTCAGAGTCATCTTTGGCGGCTGCCGCAGCCTTTCCAACCGCAACGGCATCAGCCCCGGAAAACCAAGCCGAATCTTTAGCTGTTGCAACCCAAGTGCGTCACTTGGTGCAAGCAGGAGATACTCTTTACGGAATCGGCCTAAAATATGGCCTTAGTGTGGAAGCGATTATGTACGCCAACAATTTGTCCAGCACCCTTATTCATCCAGGACAATCATTATTAATTCCAACGGTCACCGTTATCCCCGATACCGCTCCAGTCGACAAAGGGCATAACACTTCTTCCCGAGGTGGCACCAGAGGCGGCAGTTCCGTCGTAGAAATTGCCACCCAGTATGAAAACTGCCCCTATCGCTACGGCGGTTCCGGTCCCTCCAGTTTCGATTGCTCAGGCTTTGCGGCTTATGTCTTTGCTCAAGTGGGCGAACAGCTACCTCACAACGCCGCCGCCCAATACGAGCGGGGGTATTCGGTGGCCAAAAGCGATTTGCAACCCGGCGACTTGGTCTTTTTCGGCCTTAATGGCAGTGCCAGCATCCAGCATGTGGGTATTTATGTAGGCAACAATAAGTTTATTCATGCTTCCAGTGGCAGAGGTAGGGTAATAACAAGTTCCTTAGCCGAGAATTACTATTTCAATAATTATAAAGGCGCTCGCCGCTTATAA
- a CDS encoding phosphoenolpyruvate hydrolase family protein — MTRADALARFQAEIDAGRPLVGAGAGTGISAKFSERGGVDIIIIYNSGRYRMAGRGSLAGLLPYGDANAIVMEMAQEVLPVVEDTPVLAGVCGTDPFRLMEVFLKQVKDIGFTGIQNFPTVGLIDGVFRQNLEETGMGFGLEVETVRIAHDLDLLTCTYVFNTDEARAMARAGADVLVAHMGLTTKGSIGAYTALTLEDAAKRVQEIHDAGKDINPDVMVICHGGPIAEPEDAQYILQHTQGVVGFFGASSIERLATERAIEQQARKFKTMTLD, encoded by the coding sequence ATAACCCGTGCTGATGCTCTAGCCCGATTCCAGGCTGAAATCGACGCCGGCCGCCCGCTGGTAGGCGCCGGTGCCGGTACTGGCATTTCGGCCAAATTTTCCGAGCGCGGCGGAGTAGACATCATCATTATCTACAACTCCGGCCGCTACCGCATGGCCGGCCGCGGATCTCTGGCCGGGTTGCTCCCTTATGGCGATGCCAACGCCATTGTCATGGAAATGGCCCAAGAAGTGCTGCCAGTGGTGGAAGATACCCCTGTCCTAGCCGGGGTCTGCGGAACCGATCCCTTCCGCCTAATGGAAGTCTTTCTCAAGCAAGTAAAAGATATTGGCTTCACCGGCATCCAGAACTTCCCCACTGTAGGTCTGATCGACGGTGTCTTTCGCCAGAACCTGGAAGAAACCGGCATGGGCTTCGGCTTGGAAGTAGAGACGGTTCGGATCGCCCACGATTTAGATCTTCTTACCTGTACCTATGTGTTTAATACCGATGAAGCTCGGGCCATGGCCCGGGCCGGAGCAGACGTACTGGTGGCACATATGGGCCTTACCACCAAGGGCTCCATCGGTGCCTACACAGCTCTTACCCTGGAAGACGCTGCTAAACGAGTCCAAGAAATCCACGATGCCGGTAAAGACATCAATCCGGATGTTATGGTTATCTGCCATGGCGGCCCCATCGCCGAACCGGAGGATGCCCAGTACATCCTACAGCACACCCAAGGTGTGGTGGGGTTCTTCGGCGCATCGTCCATTGAACGCCTGGCCACCGAACGAGCCATTGAACAGCAGGCCAGAAAGTTTAAGACCATGACTTTAGACTAG
- a CDS encoding phosphate ABC transporter ATP-binding protein, translating into MNTKLELKNVSREVNGKILLDKISLAVPEGTVAAIIGPSGAGKSTLLSLINRLKDPTDGTIYLDGTDIRTLNVFSLRRQVGMVFQQPALFAGTVAANIAFGPQLAGHQLSRPVTELLREVGLTDAFAERDAGTLSGGEQQRVALARALANNPQVLLLDEPTSALDVGAAHQVEELITQVCRCHGLTAVWVSHDLEQARRVSDRIVLIVGGKKVEEGDTDAFFAQPKTETARAFLAGKLDVTKL; encoded by the coding sequence ATGAACACAAAGCTAGAGCTGAAAAACGTATCTAGAGAAGTAAACGGTAAGATTCTACTGGACAAAATTTCGCTTGCAGTACCGGAAGGAACGGTGGCGGCTATTATCGGACCTTCCGGTGCCGGTAAAAGTACATTATTATCATTGATCAACCGGTTGAAAGACCCTACCGATGGAACCATTTACCTTGACGGAACGGATATCCGTACCTTAAACGTGTTTTCTCTCCGCCGACAGGTCGGCATGGTTTTTCAGCAACCGGCTCTGTTTGCCGGCACGGTGGCTGCTAATATTGCCTTTGGGCCCCAGCTGGCCGGCCACCAATTGTCCCGACCTGTCACTGAGCTCCTGCGTGAAGTGGGTTTAACAGATGCTTTTGCCGAGCGTGATGCCGGTACTCTTTCCGGCGGTGAACAGCAACGCGTAGCTTTGGCCCGAGCTTTGGCTAACAACCCCCAGGTACTACTCCTGGATGAGCCCACTTCAGCTCTAGACGTAGGCGCTGCTCACCAAGTGGAGGAGCTTATTACCCAGGTATGTAGGTGCCATGGCCTTACCGCCGTGTGGGTCTCCCACGATCTGGAACAGGCACGGCGCGTCAGTGACCGCATTGTGCTGATAGTTGGCGGAAAAAAGGTGGAGGAAGGAGATACTGACGCTTTCTTTGCTCAACCTAAGACAGAGACTGCTCGAGCTTTCCTGGCCGGAAAGCTTGATGTTACCAAATTATAG
- a CDS encoding NAD(P)/FAD-dependent oxidoreductase, with protein MYDLIVIGGGPAGMLGAATAGANGLKVLLLEKNEKLGKKLYLTGKGRCNVTNNGDFDDFLSNIVTNPKFLYSALSTFDNRRLIGLLESLGVRIKVERGNRVFPLSDKSSDIIKALQHHLLANKVEIRLHATVKQILTRQNQVCGVLLADNTEVDSKKVLLATGGMSYTQTGSTGDGYRMAQHLGHTITPLRPALVPLETQEPWVMDLQGLTLKNIRVQVLVQGKVKAEQFGELLFTHFGVSGPVILTLSSLIHKYLKQPVPLNIDLKPALSPEQLDRRLQRDFTKYAGKQLKNALDDLLPHKMIPVVLALSGLDIHKQIDQITRQEREHLVYTFKHLRLTVQGTRPLNEAIVTGGGINTKEINPSTMESKLVNGLYFAGEIIDVDALTGGYNLQIAFSTGYLSGISTADK; from the coding sequence ATGTATGACTTAATTGTAATCGGCGGTGGACCGGCAGGCATGCTGGGGGCTGCTACGGCCGGTGCTAACGGCTTGAAGGTACTGTTGCTGGAGAAAAATGAGAAACTAGGGAAGAAGCTCTATCTTACCGGTAAAGGTCGCTGCAATGTCACCAACAATGGAGATTTTGATGACTTTCTAAGCAATATCGTCACTAATCCTAAGTTCTTATACAGCGCCTTAAGCACTTTTGATAACCGCCGGCTCATAGGGCTGTTGGAATCCCTGGGCGTAAGAATAAAGGTGGAAAGGGGTAATCGGGTTTTTCCCCTTTCCGACAAATCCAGCGATATCATCAAAGCCTTGCAGCACCACCTGCTGGCCAACAAGGTGGAGATCCGCCTCCATGCCACCGTAAAGCAAATACTCACCCGCCAGAACCAGGTTTGCGGAGTGCTATTAGCCGACAACACGGAAGTGGACAGTAAGAAAGTGCTCTTGGCCACCGGTGGCATGTCTTACACCCAAACGGGGTCTACCGGCGACGGCTATCGTATGGCCCAACACTTGGGACACACCATTACTCCTCTTCGGCCGGCTTTGGTACCCTTGGAAACACAAGAGCCCTGGGTGATGGATTTGCAAGGGCTGACATTAAAAAATATTCGCGTTCAGGTTCTGGTCCAGGGTAAAGTGAAGGCCGAGCAGTTCGGTGAGCTGCTCTTTACCCACTTCGGTGTGTCCGGCCCTGTTATCTTAACGCTCAGCAGCTTAATACATAAATACCTAAAGCAACCGGTGCCACTGAATATAGACTTAAAACCCGCCCTGTCACCAGAGCAACTAGACCGGCGTCTGCAGCGGGATTTTACTAAATACGCCGGCAAACAGCTGAAAAATGCCTTGGACGACTTGCTTCCACACAAGATGATCCCTGTGGTGCTGGCGTTGTCCGGACTAGACATTCATAAGCAAATCGACCAGATCACCCGCCAGGAGCGAGAACACTTGGTTTATACTTTTAAACACCTTAGATTGACCGTACAGGGAACACGCCCCTTAAACGAAGCCATTGTTACCGGCGGCGGAATCAACACCAAGGAAATCAACCCTTCCACCATGGAGTCCAAACTTGTTAATGGGCTGTATTTTGCCGGAGAGATAATCGATGTGGATGCCCTGACCGGCGGCTACAATTTACAGATTGCCTTTTCCACCGGTTATCTGAGCGGTATTAGCACCGCTGACAAATAA